A genomic stretch from Sphingobacterium sp. ML3W includes:
- a CDS encoding aryl-sulfate sulfotransferase, translated as MKFFKAIIVLTAIVAASAGYYYYSNQVEIETIELTSPNNLPLDEDIHVRLNKAADAYVEYWKEDGGQVHQTVVSKSSLNHNFHLLTLEPNSSYKFRVVIDQMIPVKSSEQSFKTRPQSPWMVHDWIKGDHPHDEKALGNGLVLLCYRGYPGYMAMVDGKGTIRWYWQDEKLGVRLASLTPRGTILALLAPASKDEFNKPNQPSKKSTNASYYLRSGRIGFVGGTVLVEIDLTGKEITRIDLDKKGIVMHHDVQMDKQNNIVGIVRDFRIDDRPGHPKDTLWGDAILTMDTKGNVLKKWSPWKKWDIQNDKKLDSLKHDRFHFNTISFDRDSNYLTSSPIENQVWKIDAKTGDILWKLGKDGDFKLKEKDLFYFQHAPHITKTGELLLFDNGDFSPRDSTTANKQSRAIAFNLDQKNKTATLAYAAPIPKKQFTARMGSAYELENGNLLQTSSKTGSVLITDKKGKVLWELNAYFIPYRALYVSEGIWNKYRKN; from the coding sequence ATGAAATTCTTCAAAGCAATTATCGTATTAACGGCCATAGTGGCTGCCTCTGCCGGTTACTATTATTACAGCAATCAGGTAGAAATCGAAACGATTGAACTCACATCACCCAATAACCTACCCCTCGATGAGGATATTCATGTACGTCTGAACAAAGCTGCGGATGCTTATGTCGAATATTGGAAAGAGGATGGTGGGCAGGTCCATCAAACTGTTGTGTCGAAATCGTCATTGAATCATAACTTTCATCTCCTGACGCTGGAACCTAATAGCAGCTACAAATTTCGGGTAGTCATCGATCAGATGATCCCTGTTAAATCCAGTGAACAGTCTTTTAAGACAAGACCGCAATCGCCATGGATGGTGCATGACTGGATCAAAGGCGACCATCCACATGATGAAAAAGCGCTGGGGAATGGCCTGGTATTATTATGTTATCGCGGTTATCCAGGCTATATGGCTATGGTCGATGGTAAAGGAACGATCCGATGGTATTGGCAAGATGAGAAATTGGGCGTGCGCCTGGCTTCATTAACACCAAGAGGAACAATTCTAGCCTTACTGGCTCCTGCAAGTAAGGATGAATTCAATAAGCCCAATCAACCGAGTAAGAAATCAACCAATGCCAGTTATTATCTGCGCAGCGGAAGGATCGGATTTGTAGGCGGAACTGTATTGGTGGAGATTGATCTGACAGGGAAGGAAATTACCCGAATCGATCTGGATAAAAAAGGGATCGTCATGCATCACGATGTACAGATGGATAAGCAAAATAATATCGTTGGTATCGTCAGGGACTTTAGAATAGATGATAGACCCGGTCATCCAAAAGATACGCTCTGGGGAGACGCTATATTGACCATGGATACCAAAGGCAATGTGTTGAAAAAATGGTCCCCCTGGAAAAAATGGGATATTCAGAACGATAAAAAATTGGATAGCCTAAAACATGACCGATTCCACTTTAATACTATTTCCTTTGACAGGGACAGCAATTACCTCACTTCTTCACCAATTGAAAATCAGGTTTGGAAAATTGATGCGAAAACGGGCGATATCCTCTGGAAACTAGGAAAGGACGGTGATTTTAAATTGAAGGAAAAAGACTTGTTCTATTTTCAGCATGCACCGCATATCACCAAAACTGGTGAACTGCTTCTTTTTGATAATGGCGATTTCTCCCCTCGTGATAGTACAACGGCCAATAAACAGTCCCGTGCTATCGCCTTCAACCTTGACCAAAAGAACAAAACGGCAACATTAGCTTATGCAGCCCCTATTCCTAAAAAACAATTTACTGCGAGAATGGGAAGTGCTTATGAATTGGAGAATGGCAATCTGCTGCAAACAAGCTCAAAGACAGGATCAGTACTCATAACAGATAAAAAAGGTAAAGTACTCTGGGAGTTAAATGCCTATTTTATACCTTATCGTGCCCTGTATGTCTCCGAAGGAATTTGGAATAAATATCGAAAAAACTAA